A region from the Haloarchaeobius salinus genome encodes:
- a CDS encoding RNA-guided endonuclease InsQ/TnpB family protein translates to MHRNVSTTVQVKLHSLTNRKADLLAREYEAFQKTVHGGDADLYSATAQQASKVQRQKDPNPDTEQPVVLRNDVFDVAHDEDTVLSSWWVKVPVYDPERGRGNSIWCPAHVPRKDEQLVREGDRRDSELVRRDGDWYVHLVVKRSVTVQDEYDNVLAIDMGARWVATCAFLSDRKTTFYGEEVRRVREHYKQLRKSIGKAKPRQGQQVVERIGDAEARKVDDRLHKIAHSIVEDAEERNAVIVVGDLGGIRKDNDKGRYVNDKTHKMPFARLLNYIEYKAHDAGIDVQLVGEYETSQRCNRCACEGVRTTQGRFECPECGLDDNADKNGALNIGKRALGKFSKPLSEAGAVLARPETQVIVHRDDEPANLSVSVGSTPSGGTPRL, encoded by the coding sequence ATCCACCGGAACGTCTCAACCACGGTGCAGGTCAAACTCCATTCGCTAACCAACAGGAAAGCCGACCTACTCGCCCGTGAGTACGAGGCGTTCCAGAAGACTGTTCACGGCGGGGACGCCGACCTCTACTCCGCGACCGCCCAGCAGGCGTCCAAGGTGCAACGACAGAAAGACCCGAACCCTGACACCGAACAACCTGTCGTTCTCCGCAACGACGTGTTCGACGTGGCCCACGACGAGGACACCGTTCTCTCGTCGTGGTGGGTGAAAGTCCCCGTCTACGACCCTGAGCGTGGACGGGGAAACTCCATCTGGTGTCCCGCCCACGTCCCGCGCAAGGACGAACAACTCGTCCGAGAGGGCGACAGACGGGACAGCGAACTGGTGCGCCGTGACGGTGACTGGTACGTCCATCTCGTCGTGAAGCGGTCTGTGACCGTTCAAGATGAGTACGACAACGTACTGGCGATCGACATGGGTGCACGGTGGGTCGCTACCTGCGCGTTCCTCTCTGACCGCAAGACCACGTTCTACGGCGAAGAAGTCCGCCGTGTCCGCGAACACTACAAGCAACTACGGAAGTCTATCGGGAAGGCCAAACCCCGCCAGGGACAGCAGGTGGTCGAGCGCATCGGTGATGCGGAAGCGCGGAAGGTGGACGACCGTCTCCACAAGATTGCCCACTCCATCGTAGAGGACGCTGAGGAACGGAACGCGGTCATCGTTGTGGGCGACCTCGGTGGGATTCGCAAGGACAACGACAAGGGACGGTACGTCAACGACAAGACCCACAAGATGCCGTTCGCCCGTCTGCTGAACTACATCGAGTACAAAGCCCACGACGCAGGCATTGACGTGCAGTTGGTCGGAGAATACGAGACGTCGCAGAGGTGCAACCGCTGTGCGTGCGAGGGCGTCCGAACAACGCAGGGACGGTTCGAATGTCCTGAGTGTGGGCTGGACGACAACGCGGACAAGAACGGTGCGTTGAATATCGGTAAACGAGCCTTGGGCAAGTTTTCGAAACCGCTGTCCGAGGCGGGGGCTGTACTGGCACGGCCCGAAACGCAGGTCATCGTCCACCGTGACGACGAACCTGCGAACCTCTCCGTTTCCGTGGGTTCAACCCCCAGTGGGGGAACCCCACGGCTTTAG
- a CDS encoding AbrB/MazE/SpoVT family DNA-binding domain-containing protein, with amino-acid sequence MSTENETESETTRITRKGQVTIPKDLRAEFGLEEGDEVRWEKAEDGIRVRKATQSSGRGMLVDNDVSEEKREEMAEEMEAEIRKKRREEWQP; translated from the coding sequence ATGAGTACCGAGAATGAGACCGAGAGCGAAACAACGCGAATCACCCGGAAGGGGCAAGTAACCATCCCGAAGGACCTCCGTGCCGAGTTCGGACTCGAGGAGGGAGATGAGGTCAGGTGGGAGAAAGCGGAGGATGGCATCAGGGTACGGAAAGCAACCCAATCGTCGGGCCGGGGAATGCTCGTCGACAACGATGTCTCCGAAGAAAAACGGGAGGAGATGGCCGAGGAGATGGAAGCCGAGATTCGGAAGAAGCGACGTGAGGAGTGGCAACCGTGA
- a CDS encoding CARDB domain-containing protein, whose amino-acid sequence MAREHDTPTCHRRRLLLGAAGLSALAGCSRTNNESPGTKTTGPNETSNTNNNRGGNAERSSSDSGAEFEINDPSVNVDRPDIAESILVGEPVEIQFEITNNGDEAGSESVQLLVDELVQATRDVELEPSESVEISFTYEFDQEGDRELSINHVPVGQVTVVESLDHGRLVGAQYYSWYYGDEGWAGQNNPVENEGWLSDIAHSPLLGAYDSRDVEIINQHMKWSLEHGINWWRLNNGAPDTRIDRIIRNVVFDADLADQMNFTILFGFAPSQQNENGKYDFNDPEIRSNLVSRFQHWEDTKVGHDSYLHIDNRPTMYFWDANIYTGDISGAFAEAKAAVDVDPYIMSGVSYTRQPAIQRHQIEPFDAVLDYNSISTDEEYMERFHELTVANQRRWAMAADALDIDFIPSISPGRDASVSQGNNSRVPPVERDLGSFENQCTTLRKFGARGMAMVTSFNEWMENTQIEPSEEDGKAYLNSVTDNLAEPDWGEPEFSYQSILITFDRAISLEDGQPRSFLTSEIHLQSDTGEFIEDVGSLDEELVYLSGCNGRTEREGVMLRFFGPRRGEQAQTTLLTEFDEEIEGMVLRGIPFEDGIEVSVSIDGDELGSTTLHGGFGQGIQNYRIS is encoded by the coding sequence ATGGCTAGAGAACACGACACACCAACGTGTCATCGACGTCGTCTGCTCCTCGGTGCCGCGGGACTCTCTGCTCTTGCGGGATGTAGCAGAACAAATAATGAAAGCCCAGGTACCAAAACCACAGGACCAAATGAAACTTCTAACACGAACAATAATCGGGGTGGAAATGCCGAACGATCATCTTCAGACTCCGGGGCAGAGTTCGAGATCAATGATCCGAGCGTCAATGTGGACCGACCTGATATCGCCGAATCAATTCTAGTTGGAGAACCCGTTGAAATACAGTTCGAAATCACGAACAACGGCGATGAGGCTGGTTCTGAGTCTGTACAGTTGCTTGTAGACGAGCTAGTACAAGCGACAAGGGACGTCGAATTAGAACCCAGTGAAAGTGTGGAAATCTCTTTCACCTACGAATTCGACCAAGAAGGCGACAGAGAATTATCAATAAACCACGTGCCAGTTGGGCAGGTCACGGTTGTCGAATCGTTGGATCATGGTCGACTCGTTGGGGCACAGTACTATTCGTGGTACTACGGTGATGAAGGGTGGGCCGGACAAAACAATCCCGTCGAAAATGAAGGCTGGCTCTCGGATATAGCCCATTCGCCGTTGTTAGGTGCCTATGACTCTCGAGACGTCGAAATTATTAATCAACATATGAAATGGTCTTTGGAGCACGGCATCAACTGGTGGCGGCTCAACAATGGTGCACCTGATACTCGAATCGACCGAATTATAAGAAACGTTGTGTTTGACGCGGATTTGGCAGATCAGATGAACTTCACGATCCTTTTTGGATTCGCACCTAGCCAACAAAATGAAAATGGGAAATATGACTTTAATGATCCCGAAATTCGCAGCAATTTGGTTTCCCGTTTTCAGCACTGGGAAGATACCAAGGTTGGCCACGACAGCTATTTGCATATCGACAACCGTCCAACGATGTATTTCTGGGATGCGAATATTTATACTGGTGATATTTCTGGAGCGTTTGCCGAAGCAAAGGCGGCAGTCGATGTCGACCCATATATCATGTCCGGCGTGAGTTATACTAGGCAACCGGCGATACAGCGACATCAGATTGAGCCATTTGACGCAGTACTCGATTACAATTCTATATCCACGGATGAGGAGTACATGGAGCGGTTCCACGAACTTACAGTAGCAAACCAACGCCGGTGGGCGATGGCAGCAGATGCGCTTGATATAGATTTTATTCCGTCGATATCTCCTGGACGAGATGCTAGTGTTTCTCAAGGAAATAATTCTCGCGTTCCGCCAGTAGAGCGAGACTTAGGTTCGTTCGAAAACCAGTGTACCACACTGCGAAAATTCGGGGCTCGAGGTATGGCAATGGTAACCTCGTTTAATGAGTGGATGGAAAACACACAAATAGAACCGAGTGAAGAGGACGGCAAGGCGTACCTGAATTCCGTCACTGATAATTTAGCAGAACCCGACTGGGGAGAACCAGAGTTTTCCTATCAATCAATCTTAATAACATTTGATCGCGCAATCTCACTAGAAGACGGCCAACCAAGGTCCTTCCTCACCAGTGAGATACACCTCCAATCAGACACTGGGGAATTCATTGAAGATGTGGGTTCTCTTGACGAGGAGCTCGTTTATTTGAGTGGGTGCAACGGAAGAACTGAACGAGAAGGGGTCATGCTACGCTTCTTCGGGCCCCGCCGTGGAGAACAAGCTCAAACGACGCTACTCACTGAGTTTGACGAGGAGATTGAGGGAATGGTCCTTCGGGGGATTCCATTTGAAGATGGCATTGAGGTCTCTGTATCGATAGATGGCGATGAATTAGGATCAACAACTCTACATGGCGGCTTTGGACAGGGTATTCAAAACTACAGGATTTCTTAA
- the tnpA gene encoding IS200/IS605 family transposase, with product MPRGFDRERTTVHKLQYHFIWCPKYRKSVLEGEVRDRLEELIEEKADELGLEILELAIRPDHVHLFITGDPTLAPNKIMQQVKGYSSRHLRDEFDFGLPSLWTRSYFVSSAGDVSSEVIEEYIDAQAGE from the coding sequence ATGCCTCGTGGGTTCGACAGGGAACGTACCACCGTCCACAAACTCCAGTACCATTTCATCTGGTGTCCGAAATACCGTAAATCGGTGCTTGAAGGCGAGGTACGCGACCGTCTCGAAGAACTCATCGAGGAGAAAGCCGACGAACTCGGGTTAGAGATACTGGAGTTGGCGATTCGGCCCGACCACGTACACTTGTTCATCACGGGCGACCCGACGCTCGCTCCGAACAAGATAATGCAACAGGTAAAAGGCTACTCATCGCGCCATCTCCGCGACGAGTTCGACTTCGGCCTGCCGTCTCTGTGGACGCGTTCGTACTTCGTCTCAAGTGCGGGCGACGTGTCCAGCGAGGTTATCGAGGAGTACATCGACGCCCAAGCAGGTGAGTAG
- a CDS encoding transcription initiation factor IIB yields MPVSDIYPTTFDEDVPTEKTTNHCPECDGRVTPSGDESVCEDCGLVVDERRLDRGPEWGGYDEDERRRTGGPRTVARHDRGLSTTIGHGTDSRGNQLSRRKRRQLARMRREHSRGQYESKADRNLMHGFTEIRRIVGALSLGNSLRDQACSLFRTAQSESLLRGRSIEGIAAACVYAAIRCNGLPRTLDEVAALAQVCQPRVKACYKSLNSELGLPAKPITPREFVPQFASELGVPDRLRNEARAFASQAQEAGVTVGVQPSGFAAACLYKAGEGTMLGQADVAAVAGCSTATVRNHWQTLNEVVD; encoded by the coding sequence ATGCCTGTTAGTGACATCTATCCGACGACGTTCGACGAGGACGTACCGACTGAGAAGACCACCAACCACTGCCCGGAGTGCGACGGCCGCGTCACGCCGAGCGGGGACGAATCAGTCTGTGAGGACTGCGGGCTAGTCGTCGACGAACGGCGACTCGACCGTGGGCCCGAGTGGGGCGGCTACGACGAGGACGAGCGCAGGCGTACTGGCGGACCACGCACGGTCGCCAGACACGACCGCGGCCTCTCGACCACGATCGGGCACGGAACCGACTCTCGGGGCAATCAGCTCTCCAGACGGAAGCGCCGACAGCTCGCGCGGATGCGTCGCGAACACTCCCGTGGCCAGTACGAGTCCAAAGCCGACCGCAACCTCATGCACGGGTTCACCGAAATCCGGCGCATCGTCGGGGCATTGAGCCTCGGCAACTCGCTCCGTGACCAGGCCTGTTCCCTGTTCCGGACGGCTCAGTCCGAGTCACTGCTTCGAGGCAGATCCATCGAAGGCATCGCCGCGGCCTGTGTCTACGCGGCCATCCGGTGCAACGGCCTTCCCCGAACGCTCGATGAGGTGGCAGCGCTCGCGCAGGTGTGTCAGCCCCGGGTGAAGGCCTGCTACAAGTCGCTCAATTCGGAGCTCGGATTGCCCGCGAAGCCGATTACACCTCGCGAGTTCGTTCCGCAGTTCGCCTCAGAGCTCGGTGTCCCTGACCGGCTTCGTAACGAGGCACGGGCGTTCGCCAGTCAGGCACAGGAAGCAGGAGTGACGGTCGGTGTCCAGCCATCCGGCTTTGCAGCTGCCTGCCTCTACAAAGCTGGCGAAGGTACGATGCTGGGACAGGCAGACGTGGCTGCTGTTGCGGGCTGTTCGACGGCCACGGTACGCAACCACTGGCAGACGCTCAACGAGGTCGTCGACTGA
- a CDS encoding SWIM zinc finger family protein — protein MIRVVDGVPTSCTCPADEHYDDACKHRVAVAIRGAVLNAAVDATVATDGGSVVSMSEKTGTEGDQECECAKLPDGVPCWPCYRDGKATFEPGNRSSHAP, from the coding sequence CTGATCCGTGTCGTCGACGGCGTCCCAACCTCCTGCACGTGCCCGGCTGACGAGCACTACGACGACGCCTGCAAGCACCGCGTCGCCGTCGCGATTCGTGGCGCAGTCCTCAATGCGGCTGTGGATGCGACGGTCGCGACTGACGGTGGGAGCGTCGTCAGCATGTCAGAGAAGACTGGAACGGAGGGTGACCAAGAGTGTGAGTGTGCCAAACTCCCCGATGGAGTCCCGTGTTGGCCCTGCTACCGTGATGGAAAAGCGACGTTTGAACCGGGCAATCGGTCGTCACACGCTCCCTGA
- a CDS encoding HVO_A0114 family putative DNA-binding protein, which yields MELLRAIVQHEPTSICETARLVDRDVSQVHRNLIELEELHLIDLVEEGGAKRPVVWYDAIVINLPLVEPIVDSDESNV from the coding sequence CTGGAACTACTGCGAGCAATCGTTCAGCACGAACCGACGAGTATCTGTGAAACTGCTCGGCTTGTCGACCGGGATGTCAGCCAGGTCCATCGGAACCTGATCGAGTTGGAGGAACTCCACCTGATCGATTTAGTCGAGGAAGGCGGTGCGAAACGGCCCGTGGTCTGGTACGATGCAATCGTCATCAATCTGCCGCTCGTCGAACCCATCGTCGACTCCGACGAATCGAATGTCTAG
- a CDS encoding DUF7692 domain-containing protein, producing MRILPRFTAKEPNPPSKSDFLESHFDKSGSPNMHTNWRSPCVHSPDHRRLDPPLRSTGRQEPGDSRRYRGSSHSKKNLDSGGRVYETTMRIRTDGDKAYRRDAIEKASRDLQGHR from the coding sequence ATGAGGATACTACCTAGGTTTACTGCAAAGGAACCCAACCCCCCTTCTAAGTCTGACTTCCTAGAGTCACACTTCGACAAATCCGGTTCCCCGAATATGCACACGAACTGGAGATCGCCGTGTGTACACAGCCCCGACCATCGTCGCCTCGACCCGCCACTCCGTTCGACTGGGCGACAAGAACCGGGCGATTCACGCCGATATAGGGGTTCCAGTCACTCGAAAAAAAACTTGGATTCTGGGGGTCGTGTGTACGAGACGACCATGCGAATCCGAACTGACGGTGACAAAGCGTATCGACGAGACGCTATCGAGAAAGCAAGCCGTGATCTTCAGGGCCACCGGTAA
- a CDS encoding helix-turn-helix transcriptional regulator: MHDLTGFQRDLLYVIAGLDDPKGLAVKDELEDYYQKEIHHGRLYPNLDTLVDKGLVEKGSLDRRTNFYTLTRRGRREIEDRNDWQEHYADELAA; this comes from the coding sequence ATGCATGACCTGACTGGCTTCCAGCGCGATCTGCTGTATGTCATCGCTGGCCTCGACGACCCCAAAGGCCTTGCCGTCAAAGACGAGCTCGAAGACTACTACCAGAAAGAAATCCACCACGGCCGACTTTATCCGAACCTCGATACCCTCGTCGACAAAGGTCTCGTGGAGAAGGGTTCGTTAGACCGCCGGACAAACTTCTATACCCTGACCCGACGTGGTCGACGTGAGATCGAAGACCGGAACGACTGGCAAGAGCACTACGCAGACGAACTCGCAGCGTAG